In the genome of Notamacropus eugenii isolate mMacEug1 chromosome 5, mMacEug1.pri_v2, whole genome shotgun sequence, one region contains:
- the LOC140507378 gene encoding LOW QUALITY PROTEIN: uncharacterized protein (The sequence of the model RefSeq protein was modified relative to this genomic sequence to represent the inferred CDS: deleted 4 bases in 2 codons; substituted 2 bases at 2 genomic stop codons) — MMMAKFHHAFQVDQEPLLRGKVAPQPGRPRGHGGAQRLGAKAREDHFRLGEQTASGSRDCTLPMGWAPRGRGSLSAAGGKMLSELPPTPGPAFCALLRVARNLGQPHRLMDPEHFPGPQNLGVCGEVERDPQAQRGQPGPHRSAPLHLRTPGPPDSQHLHELLSTNSQSLDLCVELQMKRALPPGNLRFTGLSHWSAITFQDVTVDLSPDEWRGLRPTQRQLYRDVLLENYRNLVSLGSATPGSTPEIISWLEQGEGSEFPGSIPFDCKAQTETHGTREXISVEEGVWKVQTEGTTRDADQELEFGAAFEHGNKSLNPAQSRSFFPECDCSPVTLLHEQPQPSESGQACNKLEMCIHLRLNPVTYGQDPPGEKPFECHSYGKRFKRISCLSQHQKSHAKVNPYMCGECGKDFSQRSYLIEHQRIHTGEKPYECNDCGNVFRQRSTLIRHXRIHTGEKPYECHECGKAFIQQTKLIEHQRIHTGEKPFDCKDCGKFFSRRSHLMQHWRRCTKKKLQGHESGNTFEESSDPHHPERILTKESSYGCNACGKSFRQRSSLLQHWRSHTGEKPYECNLCGKAYGWYSALSDHKRIHTGEKPHLCMQCGKTFSRSSVLTQHQRIHTGEKPYECSECGKAFNRSSNFFLHQRIHTGEKPYQCKECGRTFSQSYNFFLHQRIPTGEKPYECGECGKAFSQRSKFFLHQRTHTRENPLNAGEHLWARNTLRGPGRVMKLWDIMMIEPKASLGDGLP; from the exons ATGATGATGGCCAAGTTCCATCATGCTTTTCAGGTTGACCAAGAGCCGCTCTTGAGAGGGAAAGTTGCTCCTCAGCCAGGAAGGCCCCGAGGCCACGGAGGGGCTCAgagattggg AGCCAAGGCTCGGGAAGACCACTTCAGGCTTGGGGAACAAACTGCCAGTGGCAGCAGGGACTGCACTCTTCCCATGGGCTGGGCTCCTAGGGGAAGGGGGTCCTTGTCAGCCGCAGGGGGCAAGATGCTATCTGAGCTCCCCCCTACCCCCGGCCCAGCATTCTGTGCCCTGCTGAGGGTGGCAAGGAACCTCGGACAGCCACACAGGCTCATGGATCCAGAGCATTTCCCAGGGCCCCAGAATCTGGGAGTGTGTGGAGAAGTTGAGAGGGACCCCCAAGCTCAGAGAG GCCAGCCCGGCCCTCACAGGTCAGCCCCTCTGCATCTTCGGACCCCAGGACCTCCTGACAGCCAGCACCTGCATGAGCTTCTGTCCACTAACAGCCAAAGCTTGGACCTTTGTGTTGAGCTGCAAATGAAACGAGCTCTGCCCCCAGGGAACCTCCGCTTTACTGGG CTCTCCCATTGGTCAGCAATAACCTTCCAAGACGTGACTGTTGACCTCTCCCCAGACGAGTGGAGAGGTCTGCGTCCCACTCAGAGGCAGCTCTACAGAGATGTGTTGTTGGAGAACTACCGGAACCTTGTCTCCCTAG GGTCAGCAACCCCTGGATCCACACCAGAGATTATCTCCTGGCTTGAGCAAGGGGAAGGAAGTGAGTTTCCAGGAAGCATTCCCTTTG ATTGCAAGGCTCAGACTGAGACCCATGGGACTAGGGAATGAATTTCTGTAGAAGAAGGAGTATGGAAAGTGCAAACAGAGGGGACCACCAGGGATGCTGACCAGGAACTCGAGTTTGGAGCAGCCTTTGAACATGGAAACAAATCCCTCAACCCTGCCCAGAGTCGGTCTTTTTTTCCGGAATGTGATTGTAGCCCAGTGACCCTCCTCCATGAGCAGCCTCAGCCAAGTGAGTCAGGCCAGGCATGTAACAAGCTGGAGATGTGTATCCATCTGAGGTTAAACCCAGTAACATATGGGCAAGATCCCCcaggagagaaaccctttgaGTGTCATAGCTATGGGAAAAGATTTAAGCGAATCTCCTGCCTTAGTCAACATCAGAAAAGCCATGCTAAAGTGAATCCCTACATGTGTGGTGAGTGTGGGAAGGACTTCAGTCAGCGCTCTTACCTCATTGAGCACCAGAGGATTCACACTGGTGAGAAGCCCTATGAATGCAATGACTGTGGCAATGTCTTCAGGCAGCGATCCACCCTGATTCGACACtagagaatccacactggggaGAAGCCCTATGAATGTCATGAGTGTGGGAAGGCTTTTATCCAGCAGACCAAACTTATTgagcatcagagaatccatacggGAGAAAAACCCTTTGATTGTAAGGATTGTGGTAAATTCTTCTCAAGAAGATCACACCTGATGCAACACTGGCGGCGT TGTACCAAGAAGAAACTCCAAGGACACGAGTCTGGCAACACGTTTGAGGAGAGCTCTGACCCTCACCATCCAGAGAGAATTCTCACTAAGGAGAGCTCTTATGGGTGTAATGCATGTGGGAAATCTTTTAGACAGCGATCCTCCCTCCTACAGCACTGGAGGAGTCACACTGGAGAAAAGCCCTATGAATGTAACCTGTGTGGTAAGGCCTATGGGTGGTATTCAGCCCTGAGTGATCATAAGAGAATTCACACAGGAGAGAAGCCTCATCTGTGTATGCAGTGTGGGAAGACCTTCTCCCGGAGCTCAGTGCTCACCCAGCACCAGCGAATACATACAGGGGAGAAGCCTTATGAGTgcagtgaatgtgggaaggcGTTCAATCGGAGTTCAAACTTTTTTCTGCACCAGcgaattcacactggagaaaaaccctatcAGTGCAAGGAATGTGGCAGAACCTTTAGCCAGAGCTACAACTTTTTTCTACACCAGAGAATTcccactggagaaaaaccttatgagtgtggtgaatgtgggaaagcctttagtCAGAGGTCCAAGTTTTTTCTACATCAAAGAACTCACACCCGAGAAAACCCTCTGAATGCAGGCGAGCAC CTGTGGGCTAGAAACACATTAAGGGGCCCTGGACGTGTGATGAAATTATGGGACATCATGATGATTGAACCAAAGGCCAGTCTGGGGGATGGCCTGCCTTAG